TGTCGCCACCGATCGCGGTTCGACCTTCGTCAATCATGCGACCGGCTTCGCCTTCGCCGCAGAGTCCCAAGTTTTCGTAGTGTAGCAGTTCAGCCGTCGCGAAACAGTCGTGCAGTTCGACTAGGCTCAGATCCTTCGGCCCCAACCCGGCCTTCTCATACGCCTGTTTCGCCGCGTTCCTCGTCAGGGTGTTCACGTCAGGCATGGTCAGGTCCCGCTCGGTATACGGGTCTGACGTGAGCACTGAGCAGGCCAGCTTGATCGGCTTGGTCGTAAATTGTTTGGCTTTTTCCGCCGAGACCAGGATGGCAGCCGCCGCGCCATCGCCAGTCGGGCAACACATATAGAGCGTGTTCGGATACGCGACCATGCGCCCTTTCACCACGGCATTCAGATCCACTTCGATCCGATACTGAGACAGAGGATTGTGCACGGAATGCTTGTGGTTTTTTACCGCGACTTTGGCGAATTGCTCCGCCGTAGTGCCGTACTTGCGCATATGCTCCACGCCAGCCTGACCGAACACCGCTGGCATCAGTCCGCTGCCGAGTACGCCTTCGACGCTCTCGCCACCGCTACGCGCACCCCCGCCTAAAAGGCCCATCTTTCCCATCTGCTCAACGCCGACCGCGAGCGTCACATCGTACATCCCGGAGGCAACGCCGATGTACGCTTCACGAACGGCAGTAGAGCCGGTGGCGCACGCGTTCGAGACATTGAGCGCCGGGATGCCGGTTTGACCGATCTGTTGGAGAATACGCTGGGCATTCATCGCGTTGGCTTGGAACAAGTTGCCACAGACGAACATTTCCACATCTTTGATGGACATGCCGGCGTCTTTCAGCGCCAGCACCGCCGCCTCAGCGCCAAGCTGAGGAACATCCTTATCTGGATAGCGGCCAAATTTGATCATGCCTACGCCGAGTACATATACATCTCTCATGGTCGTCTCCTTTGCTGTTCGCTGAACGTGTGTCAATTGTGGCTGGGCTTGAAAAAGAACGCGACGATTTCGATGGTTTCTTCTACTCCTTCGGCATTCTTCTCTTTGCGCTCGCGCACTGTGCGCGTCACCATCTCCA
This DNA window, taken from Deltaproteobacteria bacterium, encodes the following:
- a CDS encoding thiolase family protein, with protein sequence MRDVYVLGVGMIKFGRYPDKDVPQLGAEAAVLALKDAGMSIKDVEMFVCGNLFQANAMNAQRILQQIGQTGIPALNVSNACATGSTAVREAYIGVASGMYDVTLAVGVEQMGKMGLLGGGARSGGESVEGVLGSGLMPAVFGQAGVEHMRKYGTTAEQFAKVAVKNHKHSVHNPLSQYRIEVDLNAVVKGRMVAYPNTLYMCCPTGDGAAAAILVSAEKAKQFTTKPIKLACSVLTSDPYTERDLTMPDVNTLTRNAAKQAYEKAGLGPKDLSLVELHDCFATAELLHYENLGLCGEGEAGRMIDEGRTAIGGDIPVNASGGLLSKGHPLGATGVANIYEVVTHLRGQAGGRQVEGAKAGLAHVIGLGSACTIHILTA